A section of the Clostridium sp. TW13 genome encodes:
- a CDS encoding RNA polymerase sigma factor — protein MDIETLINTYGTYVYNYALRLSCHPTMAEDLAQETFINAWQKIDTLENPNAIKAWLRKICFNNFLMKQRKNTNYTELLYDDICLLEKEATLLVDIPTKPEDEIIVEETIRELQNGCFLAMVRRLTLHQRIAFSLTDMFGLSLDEVATLLDISKSATKGLLYRARMNLDSFFSNHCNILSINNPCSCTAWIEFSKNRENMQKQANKHKLLAKLDYKKSNYGFNNEVRGKINFLYKNMPDKKPNNDWYQQVINIVNSMYINSN, from the coding sequence ATGGACATTGAAACTCTTATAAATACCTATGGAACTTACGTTTATAATTATGCTCTTAGACTATCCTGTCATCCAACTATGGCAGAAGATTTAGCACAAGAAACCTTTATTAATGCTTGGCAGAAGATTGATACCTTAGAAAATCCTAATGCAATTAAAGCTTGGCTAAGAAAAATATGCTTTAATAATTTTCTTATGAAACAAAGAAAAAATACTAATTATACAGAATTACTTTACGATGATATTTGCCTTCTTGAAAAAGAGGCAACTTTACTTGTGGATATTCCTACAAAACCTGAAGATGAAATTATTGTTGAAGAAACTATTCGTGAACTTCAAAATGGTTGCTTTCTTGCCATGGTGAGACGTCTAACTCTTCACCAAAGAATAGCTTTTTCTTTAACTGATATGTTCGGATTATCTTTAGATGAAGTGGCTACATTACTTGATATTTCAAAAAGTGCTACCAAAGGTCTGCTTTATCGTGCTCGTATGAATCTAGATTCTTTCTTTAGCAATCATTGTAATATTTTAAGTATAAACAATCCCTGTAGCTGCACAGCATGGATTGAATTTTCAAAAAATCGAGAAAATATGCAAAAACAAGCTAACAAACATAAATTACTAGCCAAGTTAGACTACAAAAAATCAAACTATGGTTTTAATAATGAGGTTCGTGGAAAGATAAATTTTCTTTATAAAAACATGCCTGATAAAAAACCTAATAATGATTGGTACCAACAAGTTATTAATATAGTTAATTCTATGTATATAAACTCTAATTAA
- a CDS encoding DUF3795 domain-containing protein: protein MNNYNEILKDLAPCGNDCSRCASYENSKIVLLSKELKENLVNFENMADKLKDFMPMFNYYEQFLDILNHFANGSCPGCRFSDKPNCQCSINSCHKKEQVDFCFQCSKYPCTPSTYNESLTEIWKQNNDTMKKIGADNFYIAQKSKPRY, encoded by the coding sequence ATGAATAATTATAATGAAATTTTAAAGGATTTGGCCCCTTGTGGAAATGACTGCTCAAGGTGTGCATCTTACGAAAACAGCAAAATAGTACTTTTAAGCAAGGAGCTTAAAGAAAATTTAGTTAACTTTGAAAATATGGCAGATAAACTAAAAGATTTCATGCCTATGTTTAACTACTATGAACAATTTTTAGATATTCTAAATCATTTTGCAAATGGTAGTTGCCCTGGCTGCAGATTTAGTGATAAACCTAATTGTCAATGTAGCATAAACAGTTGTCACAAAAAAGAACAAGTAGATTTTTGTTTTCAATGTTCAAAATATCCTTGTACTCCTAGTACCTATAATGAGTCCCTTACAGAGATATGGAAACAAAATAATGATACCATGAAAAAAATAGGTGCAGATAATTTCTATATTGCTCAAAAATCTAAACCAAGATATTAA
- a CDS encoding ferredoxin reductase family protein: MKKKSGLFIILVSMLITVVFWLFIKPTRDIPLISQYSQLLASFALVGFCIINFISTRHRVLDKLFNGLDRSYIYHKVLSISVLIMIVVHNVSIGMGKDIIRQSGNRVPRDPYAMYGSFSLYLFVILIAVAILAKKLNYERWKNIHKFMLIPYALGIYHYYGSANYAVFSMDAFSVWLDIVNVIGILSAIYSIFIYEKTGFKYRFKVNKLDTVANGTLEITGSSLGRSMKFKPGQFAFLKIKDKRNNFPSHPFTISQAPKEGEIQFTLKALGDHTKELFDTLKVGDEFYVEGPHGEFNFKTGVKNQIWIAGGIGVTPFRSFMQSGVPKDYSVDFFYAYNNEQEGAYVEELQSLAANSNFKLHLFNSKEKGFLSAEEISKHIYKKDNIDVYFCGPKPMRESLRKQFQNSKLKINQFHFENFQFK; encoded by the coding sequence ATGAAAAAGAAATCAGGTCTTTTTATTATTTTAGTTAGTATGTTAATAACAGTGGTATTTTGGTTATTTATTAAACCAACAAGAGATATACCATTGATAAGTCAATATTCTCAACTATTAGCATCATTTGCTTTAGTGGGATTTTGTATAATAAACTTTATTTCTACTAGGCATAGAGTTCTAGATAAACTCTTTAATGGATTAGATAGATCATACATTTATCATAAAGTTTTAAGTATTTCAGTTTTAATTATGATTGTAGTTCACAATGTTTCTATAGGGATGGGAAAGGATATTATAAGACAGTCAGGTAACAGAGTGCCTAGAGATCCTTATGCTATGTATGGAAGTTTTAGCTTATATTTATTTGTAATTCTTATTGCTGTTGCAATTCTTGCAAAAAAGCTTAATTATGAAAGGTGGAAGAATATTCATAAGTTTATGCTGATTCCATATGCCTTAGGAATTTATCATTATTATGGAAGTGCTAACTATGCTGTATTCTCAATGGATGCTTTCAGTGTATGGTTAGATATTGTGAATGTAATAGGTATTCTATCAGCAATTTATAGTATATTTATTTATGAAAAAACAGGTTTTAAATATCGGTTTAAAGTTAATAAGTTAGATACCGTTGCTAATGGTACCTTGGAGATTACAGGTAGTTCCTTAGGACGTAGTATGAAATTTAAACCAGGACAGTTTGCTTTTCTAAAAATAAAAGACAAAAGAAACAATTTCCCTTCACATCCATTTACAATAAGTCAAGCACCGAAGGAAGGGGAAATACAATTTACATTAAAAGCTTTAGGTGATCATACAAAAGAATTATTTGATACACTTAAGGTTGGAGATGAATTTTATGTAGAAGGACCTCATGGAGAATTTAACTTTAAAACAGGAGTTAAAAATCAAATATGGATTGCAGGCGGAATTGGAGTGACACCATTTAGAAGTTTTATGCAATCAGGAGTTCCCAAAGATTATTCAGTTGATTTCTTCTATGCCTATAATAATGAACAAGAAGGAGCATATGTAGAGGAATTACAAAGCTTAGCAGCTAACAGTAATTTTAAGTTGCATTTATTCAATTCAAAAGAAAAAGGATTTTTATCAGCTGAAGAAATTAGTAAGCATATATATAAAAAAGATAATATTGATGTTTATTTCTGTGGACCTAAGCCAATGAGGGAAAGCTTGAGAAAGCAATTCCAAAATAGTAAATTAAAGATTAATCAGTTTCATTTTGAAAATTTTCAATTTAAATAG
- a CDS encoding CDP-alcohol phosphatidyltransferase family protein: protein MKNAVRLIPNSITLTRIVMTGILSYFLIQQFAYNQGKFINLIFMFLYICVSDLVDGRIARKMGWTSTLGAKLDVSADLLYIITSYLVLIFLKVLPLWFLIFVCLKFGEFVSTSKFIKNYSKESNHPFVFDRVGRIVSATFFVIPGIACIFKCLMIYNGIYLLNCFLGVITVAGIYSSYQRIRSCVELVTLGRVQS, encoded by the coding sequence ATGAAAAATGCAGTTAGATTAATACCAAATAGCATTACGCTAACAAGAATAGTGATGACGGGAATATTGTCATATTTTCTTATACAACAATTTGCCTATAATCAAGGAAAATTCATTAATTTAATATTTATGTTTTTATATATTTGTGTTTCAGACTTAGTGGATGGGAGAATTGCTAGAAAAATGGGATGGACATCAACTTTAGGAGCAAAGCTTGATGTTTCTGCAGACTTGTTGTATATAATCACTTCATATTTGGTACTTATATTTCTAAAAGTTTTACCATTATGGTTTTTAATATTTGTATGTTTAAAGTTTGGTGAATTTGTATCAACCTCAAAATTTATTAAAAATTACAGCAAAGAATCAAATCATCCTTTTGTCTTTGACAGAGTTGGCAGGATAGTATCGGCAACATTTTTTGTTATCCCAGGGATAGCGTGTATTTTCAAATGCTTAATGATATATAATGGCATATATTTATTAAATTGTTTTTTAGGAGTAATAACTGTGGCAGGAATTTACTCTTCATATCAGAGGATAAGAAGTTGTGTTGAATTAGTTACGCTAGGTAGGGTTCAATCATAA
- a CDS encoding ArsR family transcriptional regulator, translated as MTTINELLQRIERLENVVFNKNYTEDKNQILNLDTDFQNIVSEINDHLQNLKPHFEENDSILFQAVLHHKDDIGNYNLTSLFTVDAEEDDAEIESLCKVLASKQRISILRHLSKNQYSSGELVELTQMAGGHLHHHLKELLFHKFIFTTETGKYSATKLGVDTYLTIAALNRKLNYDYR; from the coding sequence ATGACTACTATAAATGAATTATTACAAAGAATCGAAAGACTTGAAAATGTTGTTTTCAATAAGAATTACACAGAAGATAAAAACCAAATACTTAATTTAGATACTGATTTTCAAAATATAGTGAGTGAAATCAATGACCACTTGCAAAATCTAAAACCACATTTCGAGGAAAATGATAGCATACTATTTCAAGCAGTGCTGCATCACAAAGATGATATAGGAAATTATAATCTAACCTCTTTATTTACTGTAGATGCGGAAGAAGATGACGCAGAAATAGAATCCTTATGCAAAGTCTTAGCTTCAAAGCAAAGAATATCTATCCTAAGGCATTTATCAAAAAATCAATATAGCAGTGGAGAACTTGTTGAACTTACTCAAATGGCAGGGGGCCATTTGCATCATCACTTAAAAGAATTGTTATTTCATAAATTCATTTTCACTACTGAAACTGGAAAATATTCTGCAACAAAACTTGGAGTAGACACCTATCTTACAATAGCTGCTTTAAACCGAAAACTTAATTATGATTATAGATAA
- a CDS encoding FRG domain-containing protein, translated as MSLQNLRDYTFKNGILTIKVSSFDEFQDIIDSDYFNTKNQNFIYRGQGNIDWLIETSINRIIKTPGSYNPPNVLQYQLENFKYSIRGRRGANPEVYRSNIEWWALGQHYGLATPMLDFSYAPYVATFFAYEEDRTSDRLVACLNYKLLRDFYESNQIDENQRIFILKPFMDDNPRLIAQSGLLAYIPLNTDLESLIAQYFPNCNDLCYCDPVLIKFQLPNTERVEALKTLQKMNITDATIYPDLQGSSLYCNMKLRIAEY; from the coding sequence ATGTCCTTACAAAATTTGCGTGATTATACCTTCAAAAATGGTATATTAACAATCAAGGTAAGTTCATTTGATGAATTTCAAGATATAATTGATTCTGATTATTTTAACACAAAAAATCAAAATTTTATCTATAGAGGTCAAGGAAATATTGACTGGCTTATAGAAACCTCTATCAATCGTATTATCAAAACTCCAGGATCATATAATCCACCAAATGTATTGCAATATCAGCTTGAAAACTTTAAGTATAGTATTAGAGGAAGAAGAGGGGCCAACCCAGAAGTTTATAGAAGTAATATAGAATGGTGGGCATTGGGACAACACTACGGTTTAGCTACTCCAATGCTTGATTTTAGTTATGCTCCTTATGTAGCAACCTTTTTTGCATACGAAGAAGATAGAACTTCTGATAGACTTGTGGCCTGCTTAAATTATAAATTGCTTCGAGACTTTTATGAATCAAATCAAATAGATGAAAACCAAAGAATATTTATTCTAAAACCATTTATGGATGACAATCCTAGGCTTATTGCTCAAAGCGGCTTACTAGCATATATTCCATTAAATACTGATCTAGAGTCACTTATAGCTCAATATTTCCCTAATTGTAACGATCTTTGCTACTGTGATCCAGTATTAATTAAATTCCAATTGCCAAATACAGAGCGAGTTGAAGCATTAAAAACTCTTCAAAAAATGAATATAACTGATGCAACTATTTATCCAGATTTACAAGGTTCATCATTATATTGCAATATGAAATTAAGAATAGCTGAATACTAA
- a CDS encoding YitT family protein, which translates to MIIGSILVSIGLETFLIPNNIIDGGMTGISIMSSHLTKIPLGVFTFIFNLPFVIIGYKQIGKTFALSTVFSVICLSIGVTLLHPVPGVTHDILLATIFGGIIMGVGVGLIIRNGGSLDGTEIIAIILEKRTIFSIGEIVMFFNLFILGSSGFLFGWDRAMYSLIAYFIAFKTIDITVEGLDESKAVIIVSEKHKDISEAIMDRLGRGITLLEAKGAYSGSKTNVIYVVLSRLEVAKLKKIVHGFDKDALITISSVEGTGKKYTKKAIH; encoded by the coding sequence ATGATAATTGGTTCAATTTTAGTATCAATAGGACTTGAAACTTTCTTAATTCCTAACAACATAATTGATGGAGGGATGACTGGTATCTCTATTATGTCTAGCCATTTAACGAAAATTCCATTAGGAGTATTTACGTTTATATTTAATTTGCCTTTTGTTATCATAGGTTATAAACAAATTGGAAAGACCTTTGCTCTTTCAACTGTGTTTTCTGTAATATGCTTATCAATTGGAGTAACATTGCTTCATCCTGTACCAGGAGTAACTCACGATATTCTTCTGGCAACAATATTTGGTGGAATTATTATGGGAGTAGGTGTAGGACTAATTATAAGAAATGGTGGTTCTTTAGATGGAACTGAAATTATAGCTATAATATTAGAAAAGAGAACGATTTTTTCAATTGGTGAAATAGTTATGTTCTTTAATCTATTTATTTTAGGAAGTTCAGGATTTCTATTTGGATGGGATAGAGCCATGTATTCTTTAATTGCTTATTTTATAGCTTTTAAAACAATAGATATAACTGTAGAAGGACTTGATGAGTCAAAGGCTGTAATTATTGTATCAGAGAAGCATAAAGATATTTCAGAAGCAATAATGGATAGGCTTGGTAGAGGAATTACTTTGTTAGAAGCAAAGGGTGCTTATAGCGGAAGCAAGACCAACGTAATATATGTAGTTTTATCAAGACTTGAGGTGGCAAAATTGAAAAAGATTGTACATGGATTTGATAAAGATGCACTAATTACAATTTCAAGCGTTGAAGGCACAGGGAAGAAGTATACTAAGAAGGCTATACATTAA
- a CDS encoding putative quinol monooxygenase, giving the protein MILKNVTFYIKPDYINKFIDATIENQKSSLLESGVESFDFLQCQNDPTIFILNEGYKSEEDLNKHLETDHFKKWMNEVEKYFAKEREKVNYIPVSEIKKD; this is encoded by the coding sequence ATGATTTTGAAAAATGTGACTTTTTATATAAAACCAGACTATATAAATAAATTTATAGATGCAACTATTGAAAACCAAAAGAGTTCTTTATTAGAAAGTGGAGTTGAATCATTTGATTTTTTACAATGTCAGAATGACCCAACAATATTCATCCTTAATGAAGGGTATAAGTCTGAGGAAGATTTAAATAAACATTTGGAAACAGATCACTTTAAAAAATGGATGAATGAAGTTGAAAAGTATTTTGCCAAGGAAAGAGAAAAAGTAAACTATATTCCTGTTTCAGAAATAAAGAAGGATTAA
- a CDS encoding methyl-accepting chemotaxis protein, with protein MNFLKNLKVRVKLIAAFLIVAVVIAVVGTVGMISLKNVDRESHMMYNQNLRSVYILTDMKQNLTEVKNDVMYLIYVKDSTKKDELLKDIDNNQKENNEYINEFEKMRINPDEKKLYDTFKTDLKQFRMLRQNVIDSVNNSHFTDAETQYLTMTRVTESMFESLSQLITNNLNVAKQANENINSIYKSSNILITIFTIIGFLLAIVIGTFLSKDIYTSLAIIRQFGERLASYDLSYENKITRKDEFGQTGAALFKAQDNIRELVKTILESSQNMSASSEELSATVQELTSKSMNIDEAVNKIAGNMQESSAGTEEISASVQEVDSSINELSQKAMEGSNNAVQAKERATEVRSNTKKVMQETEVIFNEKQNKMLKAIEDGKAVDNILVMADTIASISEQTNLLALNAAIEAARAGEQGKGFAVVADEVRMLAEQSSEAVKKIQDMIVEVQRAFANSIGTGNDMLGFLDKDIRAQLADYARTGKQYYADSDFVSKMSEEIAAMSEQVSATVGQVNDAVQNMAEAAQKSSEHAEMIKESMDETTQALGQVAETAQNQAEFAQKLNEAVEKFKI; from the coding sequence ATGAATTTCTTGAAAAATTTAAAGGTAAGGGTTAAATTGATAGCTGCTTTTTTAATTGTTGCAGTAGTAATTGCTGTTGTGGGGACAGTTGGAATGATTTCGCTTAAAAATGTGGACAGGGAATCACATATGATGTACAACCAAAATCTTAGAAGTGTTTATATTTTAACAGATATGAAACAAAATTTGACTGAGGTTAAAAATGATGTGATGTATCTAATATATGTAAAAGATTCTACTAAGAAAGATGAGTTGTTAAAGGATATTGACAATAATCAAAAAGAAAATAATGAGTATATAAATGAATTTGAAAAAATGCGTATTAATCCTGATGAAAAAAAATTATATGATACTTTTAAGACGGATTTAAAGCAATTTAGAATGTTAAGACAAAATGTTATTGATTCAGTAAACAATAGTCATTTTACAGATGCAGAGACACAATATTTAACTATGACTAGGGTTACTGAATCAATGTTTGAGAGTTTGAGTCAGTTAATAACAAATAATTTAAATGTTGCTAAGCAGGCAAATGAAAATATTAATTCTATATATAAATCATCAAATATACTTATAACAATATTCACCATTATAGGCTTTTTGTTAGCTATTGTTATAGGCACATTTTTATCAAAAGACATATATACTTCTCTTGCAATAATAAGACAATTTGGTGAAAGACTTGCAAGCTATGATTTATCATATGAAAATAAGATTACAAGAAAAGATGAATTTGGACAAACTGGAGCTGCACTATTTAAAGCACAAGATAATATTAGGGAACTTGTTAAAACAATTTTAGAAAGTTCTCAAAATATGAGTGCTTCTTCAGAAGAACTTTCAGCCACTGTGCAAGAGTTAACATCTAAGTCTATGAATATAGATGAAGCCGTAAATAAAATTGCAGGAAATATGCAGGAATCAAGTGCTGGAACAGAGGAAATAAGTGCATCTGTTCAAGAAGTTGACTCAAGTATTAATGAACTTTCACAAAAGGCTATGGAAGGAAGCAACAATGCAGTACAGGCTAAAGAAAGAGCCACAGAAGTAAGAAGCAATACTAAAAAAGTAATGCAAGAAACAGAAGTAATATTTAATGAGAAGCAAAATAAGATGCTTAAAGCAATTGAAGATGGTAAGGCTGTAGATAATATTTTGGTTATGGCAGATACTATAGCAAGTATATCAGAGCAAACCAATTTACTTGCACTTAATGCAGCAATAGAGGCAGCAAGAGCAGGAGAGCAAGGTAAGGGTTTTGCAGTTGTAGCTGATGAAGTTAGGATGCTTGCAGAACAATCTTCAGAAGCAGTTAAAAAAATTCAAGATATGATAGTGGAAGTTCAGAGGGCATTTGCCAATAGTATAGGTACAGGAAATGATATGCTAGGATTTTTGGACAAAGATATACGTGCTCAGCTTGCTGATTATGCAAGAACAGGAAAACAATATTATGCAGATTCTGACTTTGTAAGTAAGATGTCAGAAGAAATTGCTGCTATGTCAGAGCAAGTTTCCGCTACAGTAGGTCAAGTAAATGATGCAGTACAAAATATGGCTGAAGCAGCTCAAAAATCTAGTGAACATGCAGAAATGATAAAAGAAAGCATGGATGAAACTACACAAGCATTAGGTCAAGTGGCTGAAACAGCTCAAAATCAAGCAGAGTTTGCTCAAAAGCTTAATGAGGCAGTTGAAAAGTTTAAGATTTAG
- a CDS encoding amidohydrolase produces MLLIRNGKILTMAGRIYERGSILIDGGKIIDVQEKIDEPVGAEIIEAEGMVVMPGIIDAHCHLGMLEDSIGFEGADANESSSPVTPELRAIDGINPMDVNFKEAYGAGITTVMTGPGSANVIGGQFAVIKTYGKRIDNMILKAPAAIKVAFGENPKRVYSGKGQAPKTRMATAALLRETLIKAKDYINKKKIGESNPDKIPDTNLKLEALIPVVNKEIPLKAHVHRADDIFTALRIAKEFDVNITLDHVTEGHLIVDELKEENVPLIVGPSFGHRSKVELKEKSFKTPGILSNAGIKIAIMTDHPVIPLQHLTMAAAYAVKDGMKEEEALKAITINAAEIIGVADRVGSIEVGKDADIVLFDGNPLDIQTKVKLVLIDGSIVKNNFN; encoded by the coding sequence ATGTTATTGATTAGAAATGGAAAAATACTCACAATGGCAGGGAGGATTTATGAAAGAGGATCTATCTTAATTGATGGAGGAAAGATTATTGATGTTCAAGAAAAAATAGATGAACCTGTAGGAGCAGAAATTATAGAGGCAGAAGGAATGGTTGTAATGCCAGGAATTATTGATGCACACTGCCATTTGGGAATGTTAGAGGATTCTATTGGATTTGAAGGTGCAGATGCTAATGAATCCTCCAGTCCAGTCACACCTGAGCTAAGAGCTATTGATGGAATTAATCCAATGGATGTTAATTTTAAGGAAGCTTATGGGGCAGGAATAACTACAGTGATGACAGGACCAGGAAGTGCGAATGTTATTGGTGGGCAGTTTGCAGTAATAAAAACTTATGGAAAGAGAATTGATAATATGATTTTAAAAGCACCTGCAGCTATTAAAGTTGCCTTTGGTGAGAATCCGAAGAGGGTGTATAGCGGAAAAGGGCAAGCTCCTAAAACTAGAATGGCTACAGCTGCACTTTTAAGGGAAACATTAATTAAAGCTAAGGATTACATAAATAAAAAGAAAATTGGGGAATCAAATCCAGATAAAATTCCGGATACTAATTTGAAATTGGAAGCGTTGATTCCAGTTGTTAACAAGGAGATACCTTTAAAGGCTCATGTGCATAGAGCTGATGATATATTTACTGCGTTAAGAATTGCAAAAGAATTTGATGTTAATATTACCTTAGATCATGTAACAGAAGGTCATCTTATTGTGGACGAACTTAAGGAAGAAAATGTACCACTTATAGTGGGACCATCATTTGGACATAGAAGCAAGGTAGAACTAAAAGAAAAAAGCTTTAAAACACCAGGCATCTTATCAAATGCAGGAATAAAGATAGCAATCATGACAGATCATCCTGTTATTCCACTACAGCATTTAACTATGGCAGCAGCTTATGCTGTAAAAGATGGAATGAAAGAAGAAGAAGCGCTAAAGGCAATTACAATAAATGCTGCTGAAATAATTGGGGTTGCAGATAGAGTAGGAAGCATTGAAGTTGGAAAGGACGCTGATATTGTTTTATTTGATGGGAATCCATTAGATATACAGACTAAGGTTAAGCTTGTATTAATCGATGGAAGCATAGTTAAAAATAATTTTAATTAG
- a CDS encoding methyl-accepting chemotaxis protein — MNWIKNVKVRVKLVTAFAIVAIFILVVGIVGMRSLKKVDQNSHMMYAQNLRTIYDLTDMKQNLTEVNVNVISLAFTTEPNSREKLKKVIQDNKDEDDKYIAEMKTFPIGDEEKKLFDTFYGDLESYRVLKDSIISLVDEKKINEVYAKYNDLGKAKEAMFASLDKLIDTNLNNAKLADEGINGIYKYSNIIITILTMIGFILAIAIGIILANDIHTPLKVIQLFGQKLAEYDLSYEFKSTRTDEFGQTGIYLFRAQDNMRELVKAILENSQHINASSEELSATVQELSSKAVNIDEAVNRIAGNMQESSAGTEEISASVQEVDSSINVLSQRAMAGSNNAVKAKERASGVRTDTKKVIQETEEIINEKQNKMFSAIEDGKAVDNILVMADTIANIAEQTNLLALNAAIEAARAGEQGKGFAVVADEVRTLAEQSSQAVQNIQEMIVEVQKAFGNSIGAGNDILGFLDKDVRTKFADYARTGEQYYDDSDFVSKISEEIAAMSEEVAATIGQVSEAIQNMAGATQQVTQEAESIKEHMNETTQALEQVAETAQSQAELAGKLNEIVNKFKI, encoded by the coding sequence ATGAACTGGATTAAAAATGTAAAAGTAAGAGTAAAGTTAGTAACGGCATTTGCAATAGTCGCGATTTTTATTCTTGTGGTAGGTATAGTAGGAATGAGATCACTTAAAAAGGTTGATCAAAATTCTCATATGATGTATGCACAAAATTTGAGAACTATTTATGATTTAACAGATATGAAACAAAATTTAACAGAAGTAAATGTTAATGTTATTTCTTTGGCTTTTACAACCGAACCAAATTCTAGAGAAAAGTTGAAAAAAGTTATACAAGATAATAAGGATGAGGATGATAAGTACATAGCTGAGATGAAGACATTTCCTATTGGAGATGAGGAGAAAAAGTTATTTGATACCTTCTATGGTGATTTAGAGTCTTATAGAGTTTTAAAAGATAGTATTATTAGCTTGGTTGATGAAAAGAAAATTAATGAGGTTTATGCAAAATATAATGACTTAGGAAAAGCTAAGGAAGCAATGTTTGCTAGTTTAGACAAGCTAATAGATACAAATTTAAATAATGCAAAACTAGCTGATGAGGGTATTAATGGAATATATAAGTACTCTAATATTATTATAACCATATTAACTATGATAGGATTTATTTTAGCAATTGCTATAGGAATAATTTTAGCTAATGATATACATACACCTTTAAAAGTAATACAATTATTTGGCCAAAAGCTTGCAGAGTATGATTTATCTTATGAATTTAAATCAACTAGAACTGATGAATTTGGACAGACAGGAATATATTTATTTAGAGCTCAAGACAATATGAGAGAACTTGTTAAAGCAATTCTTGAAAATTCACAACATATTAATGCATCTTCAGAGGAACTTTCAGCAACAGTGCAGGAACTTTCGTCAAAAGCAGTAAATATAGATGAAGCTGTAAATAGAATTGCAGGAAATATGCAAGAATCAAGTGCTGGAACAGAGGAAATAAGTGCATCTGTTCAGGAAGTTGATTCAAGCATTAATGTACTTTCACAAAGAGCTATGGCTGGAAGTAATAATGCAGTGAAAGCTAAGGAAAGAGCAAGTGGAGTGAGAACTGATACTAAGAAAGTAATACAAGAAACAGAAGAAATAATTAATGAGAAACAGAATAAGATGTTTAGCGCAATTGAAGACGGTAAAGCTGTAGATAATATCTTGGTTATGGCAGATACTATAGCAAATATAGCAGAACAAACTAATTTACTTGCTCTTAATGCAGCTATAGAAGCTGCAAGAGCGGGTGAACAAGGAAAGGGATTTGCAGTTGTAGCTGATGAAGTTAGAACTTTGGCAGAACAATCTTCACAAGCAGTACAAAATATTCAAGAAATGATAGTAGAAGTTCAGAAGGCATTTGGAAATAGTATAGGTGCAGGAAATGATATATTAGGATTTTTGGATAAGGATGTACGTACTAAATTCGCTGATTATGCAAGAACGGGCGAGCAATATTATGATGATTCTGATTTTGTAAGTAAAATATCAGAAGAGATTGCTGCTATGTCAGAAGAGGTTGCTGCAACAATAGGGCAAGTTAGTGAAGCAATACAAAATATGGCTGGTGCAACCCAACAAGTAACTCAAGAGGCAGAGTCAATAAAAGAACATATGAACGAAACTACTCAAGCGTTAGAACAAGTAGCAGAAACAGCTCAAAGTCAAGCAGAGCTTGCTGGGAAACTTAACGAAATAGTAAATAAATTTAAAATTTAA
- a CDS encoding GNAT family N-acetyltransferase: MVIEKLKLEDVNELLDLYKELTPYENSIGKSTEIYKEILKDDKYLLLVAKDNDRIVGSALAICCMVLALDGGRFLVIEDVIVKDGLRGKGIGKELMKAIDEFAIKNNCVYSIVVSSGHRKGAHKFYESVGFTEDVKGFRKGY; this comes from the coding sequence GTGGTTATTGAAAAGTTAAAGTTAGAAGATGTGAATGAGTTATTAGATTTATATAAGGAACTTACACCATACGAAAATTCCATAGGAAAGTCCACTGAGATATATAAAGAGATATTAAAGGATGATAAATACTTACTTTTAGTAGCTAAAGATAATGATAGAATAGTAGGATCAGCTCTTGCTATATGCTGTATGGTTTTAGCTTTAGATGGGGGCAGATTTCTAGTAATAGAAGATGTGATTGTAAAAGATGGATTGAGAGGTAAGGGCATTGGCAAAGAATTAATGAAAGCAATTGATGAATTTGCAATAAAGAATAATTGTGTTTATTCAATAGTAGTATCATCAGGGCATAGAAAAGGTGCCCATAAATTTTATGAAAGTGTTGGATTTACAGAGGATGTAAAAGGATTTAGAAAAGGATATTGA